In one Gemmatimonadota bacterium genomic region, the following are encoded:
- a CDS encoding SDR family NAD(P)-dependent oxidoreductase → MNDQSPQARRHDVPLAIIGISCIFPDADGLEEYWHNIRNGVDAITDVPDTHWSPDDYFSADPKAPDMTYAVRGGFLPPVDFNPLDFGIAPNALEATDTAQLLALYTARRALIDAGYGPDREFDRDRVSVVMGVTGTLELTISLGARLGHPFWRRALAESGVHGEVADDVVRRISDSYVEWQEASFPGLLGNVVAGRIANRLDLGGTNCVVDAACASSLSALHLAAMELADGRCDMAITGGVDTLNDIFMYMCFSKTPALSATGNARPFDHEGDGTILGEGVGILVLKRLDDAVRDDDRIYAEIRGMGTSSDGKGNAIYAPSSSGQAKSLRRAYERADATPDTVQLVEAHGTGTIVGDAAESEALTAVYRESRAEGTWCALGSVKSQIGHTKAAAGAASLIKAAMALHHKVLPPTLKVEKPLAQVAPGVSPFYVNTDKRPWLAPVGHPRRAAVSSFGFGGSNFHCILQEHISGDGTDRSDADWDGEVQVLAFSAPTQHSLKEWLTRLGDASDWNAVRELGQISRKAFRQDDAERLLLVVEKGHTDATALATRVGSLLDAHKETTWSTPDGVYYGRGPSAGDLAFLFPGQGSQYVGMLRDLACQFPSMRASLELADAGDSENRLSDLIYPHPAFDDDARQLQEDVLRDTRNAQPGIGAVSLGADAVLRLFGVTPVATAGHSFGELSALCAAGLLSSRDFHELARLRGRLMGDLDGGRGAMLAVRAGVREVEKVIAAESLDLVVANRNAPAQVVLSGAAGEIERAAGALRVRQIDARRLPVSAAFHSPLVSEAEAPLASALERIQLGEGTVPVYANTTGMPYPADAKEAKALLASQLARPVLFDDLIRQMHKDGVRTFVETGPHARLSGLVASVLDGEPHHAFALDASHGSRSGIRDLARVLAQIGSLGHTIDLQPWDASFHPSAAPATAGRAALTYRVGGANIRTRKREPMPRDEIKAVQPAPGQSAHVEDTAPTQPGAPAPPPAPVAPVPAPVAGSVAEALRITQENMVTLQHLQQQTAQLHQEFLEGQNASQQHYHTLLQQQQRFLDMSMGMPVAPAPPMLPAASSPPPLTSLPAPAAPDAQPTTLSTPAAGGSETHAPVAAEAPAASSVPARASEPATAAVAPAAAPGADAAKILLDIVSDKTGYPVEVLELRMELDSDLGIDSIKRVEILSALQDQLPNAPKVGPDQLGTLRTLQSLLDLIPGEGAAREPTPAVDEEQVTVQPPAAESATSVAEAEAPTAPADAEAHVEGVAQRPLQRYVLRSRDFNGAPEEDVVRPAAGAPIWITDGDTVLASEILALLKSDGYEPRVVSVKSLNGSMNEPVVGVIILPPREGASDADLLGVLQVVQAAGNGLRTAGREGGAFLVSASRLDGAFGTTGDEIADPLSGGFAGLTKSAAGEWPEVRCRALDLAPELQDADAARAIVAELFRAGPVEVGLSAGGRSVLELVGGGELPSANGSLPLGEGDVVVLSGGARGVTAEVALALAKACRPTLVLLGRSPEPQVEPEWRAELRTEAEIKQAVLARGDATSPREAGEIYNRIRAEREIRTNLERMNETGATVRYMQVDVRDASAVRDALSSIREQYGPIRILVHGAGVLADQHILDKTAESFKKVYEPKVAGLRNLLEAVDRDALRALVLFSSSTARYGRVGQVDYAIANEVLNKVAQQEARRLPGCRVLSLNWGPWEGGMVDESLRTVFANEGVPLIPLAQGADHVLRELATDQADVERVVLGPAPDAAIMESAASSALPLVAEEVIDVASCSFLRSHVLDGKAVVPMAMLPEWLAHGALHGNPGLKFHGCDNLSLLKGLVLDADASLRLKIHAGDARKDEEGYYRVPVELRATQDDGREFLHARAEILLTESLPQGEARLDPPQGPAYEKTAAEIYRDHLFHGPDLQGIERVHICSPEGVIADASAAPPPNQWMDRPFRRRWLTDPLVLDVGIQLLTFWTGIHGAGPSLPCAAASYRQYRAFPKDGAQVVARITKSDETRVFADLEFLDADGQLVARFEGCENTIDEGLTSTFRSNRLPLEVSS, encoded by the coding sequence ATGAACGATCAATCTCCTCAGGCGCGCAGGCACGACGTCCCGCTGGCCATCATCGGCATATCCTGCATCTTCCCCGACGCAGATGGCCTGGAAGAGTACTGGCACAACATCCGCAACGGCGTGGACGCCATCACGGACGTTCCCGACACGCACTGGTCACCGGACGACTACTTCAGCGCCGATCCCAAGGCGCCGGACATGACCTACGCGGTACGGGGCGGCTTCCTGCCCCCGGTGGACTTCAATCCGTTGGACTTCGGCATCGCGCCGAACGCCCTGGAGGCGACCGATACCGCACAGCTCCTGGCACTATACACGGCGCGCCGGGCACTCATCGACGCGGGTTACGGCCCTGACCGCGAATTCGACAGGGACCGCGTGAGTGTGGTCATGGGTGTCACCGGCACTCTGGAGCTCACGATCTCCTTGGGTGCGCGCCTCGGGCATCCGTTCTGGCGCAGGGCCCTGGCTGAATCCGGCGTTCACGGGGAGGTGGCGGACGACGTGGTGCGCCGCATCTCGGACTCGTACGTCGAATGGCAGGAGGCCTCCTTCCCGGGACTTCTCGGCAACGTCGTCGCGGGCCGGATCGCGAACAGGTTAGACCTGGGCGGCACCAACTGCGTCGTGGACGCGGCATGCGCCAGCTCGCTGAGCGCGCTCCACCTCGCCGCCATGGAGCTCGCCGACGGTCGCTGCGACATGGCCATCACCGGGGGTGTCGACACGCTCAACGACATCTTCATGTACATGTGCTTCTCGAAGACCCCTGCGCTGAGCGCCACGGGCAATGCACGTCCCTTCGACCACGAAGGCGACGGCACGATCCTGGGCGAAGGAGTAGGCATCCTCGTCCTGAAGCGCTTAGACGACGCCGTCCGTGACGACGACCGCATCTACGCCGAGATCCGCGGTATGGGCACGTCCAGCGACGGCAAGGGCAATGCCATCTACGCGCCCAGCTCGTCCGGTCAGGCCAAGTCGCTCCGCCGGGCCTACGAGCGTGCCGACGCCACCCCTGACACCGTGCAGCTCGTGGAGGCCCACGGTACGGGCACAATCGTGGGTGACGCCGCCGAGTCCGAAGCGCTCACCGCGGTCTACCGGGAGAGCCGAGCCGAGGGCACGTGGTGCGCGCTCGGTTCGGTCAAGTCACAAATCGGCCATACCAAGGCCGCCGCCGGCGCCGCGTCCCTGATCAAGGCGGCGATGGCGCTCCACCACAAGGTGCTCCCGCCCACGTTGAAGGTCGAGAAGCCGTTGGCCCAGGTGGCCCCAGGTGTCTCGCCCTTCTACGTGAACACGGACAAACGTCCCTGGCTCGCCCCGGTCGGCCATCCTCGCCGTGCGGCCGTCAGCTCCTTCGGCTTCGGTGGCAGCAACTTCCACTGCATACTGCAGGAGCACATCAGCGGTGACGGCACTGACCGCTCGGATGCGGATTGGGACGGAGAGGTTCAAGTCCTTGCCTTCAGTGCACCTACGCAGCATAGCCTCAAGGAATGGTTGACCCGCCTGGGCGACGCTTCGGACTGGAACGCAGTGCGCGAGCTGGGCCAGATTTCCCGGAAGGCTTTCCGTCAGGACGATGCCGAGCGACTCCTCCTCGTCGTCGAGAAGGGCCACACCGATGCGACGGCTCTGGCAACGCGTGTCGGCAGCCTACTCGACGCCCACAAGGAGACGACGTGGTCCACGCCGGACGGCGTCTACTACGGACGTGGCCCCTCAGCGGGCGACCTGGCGTTTCTCTTTCCCGGGCAGGGCTCCCAGTACGTCGGCATGCTGCGCGACCTCGCCTGTCAGTTCCCATCCATGCGGGCGTCCCTCGAGCTCGCCGACGCCGGAGACTCGGAGAACCGCCTGAGCGACCTCATCTATCCGCATCCGGCCTTCGACGACGACGCACGGCAGCTCCAGGAAGACGTCCTGCGAGACACGCGCAACGCGCAGCCGGGAATCGGAGCCGTTAGCCTCGGCGCCGACGCGGTTCTTCGCCTGTTCGGCGTCACGCCTGTCGCCACCGCCGGCCACAGTTTCGGCGAGCTCAGCGCGCTGTGCGCCGCGGGACTGTTATCGAGCCGGGACTTCCACGAGCTCGCCCGGCTGCGCGGTCGCCTGATGGGTGACCTGGATGGTGGACGGGGGGCGATGCTCGCCGTGCGAGCCGGCGTCCGGGAAGTGGAAAAGGTCATCGCCGCGGAGTCCCTGGACCTGGTGGTAGCGAACCGCAACGCGCCGGCGCAGGTCGTCCTCTCCGGTGCCGCCGGTGAGATCGAGCGGGCGGCAGGGGCCCTTCGCGTCCGTCAGATCGACGCGCGGCGCCTGCCCGTCTCGGCCGCGTTCCACTCTCCGTTGGTCTCCGAGGCCGAGGCACCGCTCGCCAGCGCCTTGGAGAGAATCCAACTGGGCGAAGGCACAGTGCCCGTATACGCGAACACCACGGGCATGCCGTACCCTGCCGACGCCAAGGAGGCCAAAGCGCTCCTGGCCAGCCAACTCGCCCGCCCGGTGCTCTTCGACGACCTCATCCGCCAGATGCATAAGGACGGTGTGCGGACCTTTGTGGAGACGGGGCCGCACGCGCGCCTCAGCGGGCTCGTCGCCTCTGTCCTGGACGGCGAGCCGCACCACGCTTTTGCTCTCGACGCAAGCCACGGATCGCGCTCGGGAATCAGAGATCTAGCACGAGTGTTGGCCCAGATCGGCTCACTCGGCCACACCATAGACCTGCAGCCATGGGACGCTTCCTTCCACCCGTCCGCTGCCCCGGCAACAGCCGGGCGCGCGGCGCTCACGTATCGGGTGGGGGGAGCCAATATCCGGACTCGCAAGAGAGAACCGATGCCACGCGACGAAATCAAGGCAGTACAGCCCGCACCGGGCCAAAGCGCGCACGTTGAAGACACAGCGCCGACCCAGCCGGGTGCCCCTGCTCCACCGCCCGCACCCGTCGCTCCCGTGCCGGCTCCAGTGGCGGGTTCCGTGGCTGAAGCCCTACGGATCACTCAGGAGAACATGGTGACGCTTCAGCACCTGCAGCAGCAGACCGCACAGCTGCACCAGGAGTTCCTAGAGGGTCAGAATGCGTCTCAGCAGCACTACCACACTCTGCTTCAGCAACAGCAGCGCTTCTTGGACATGTCCATGGGCATGCCCGTGGCACCGGCACCTCCGATGCTTCCCGCAGCGTCCTCTCCACCGCCGCTGACTTCCCTACCTGCACCCGCGGCGCCCGACGCTCAACCGACCACCCTGTCAACCCCTGCCGCTGGGGGCTCTGAGACCCATGCACCTGTCGCGGCCGAGGCGCCGGCCGCGTCCTCGGTGCCAGCGAGGGCGTCGGAACCGGCCACCGCCGCTGTGGCCCCCGCGGCAGCGCCGGGCGCCGACGCGGCGAAGATCCTCCTGGACATCGTTTCCGACAAGACGGGATATCCTGTGGAAGTGCTCGAGCTCAGGATGGAGCTCGACTCGGACCTCGGCATCGATTCCATCAAGCGTGTCGAGATCCTCTCGGCGCTTCAGGATCAGCTACCCAACGCTCCCAAGGTCGGACCCGACCAGCTCGGCACGCTGCGCACCCTCCAGTCGTTGCTCGACCTGATCCCCGGAGAGGGCGCCGCACGCGAGCCCACGCCGGCCGTCGACGAGGAACAAGTCACGGTTCAGCCGCCCGCCGCGGAGAGTGCGACGTCGGTAGCGGAGGCGGAGGCACCGACAGCCCCTGCGGATGCCGAAGCGCATGTCGAGGGCGTGGCCCAGCGACCGCTGCAGCGGTATGTGCTGCGGTCGCGGGACTTCAACGGCGCCCCCGAAGAGGATGTGGTTCGGCCCGCCGCTGGAGCGCCGATCTGGATCACCGACGGAGACACCGTGCTGGCGTCCGAGATCCTCGCACTCCTCAAGAGCGATGGCTACGAGCCGCGCGTCGTGTCGGTGAAGTCGCTGAACGGCTCGATGAACGAGCCCGTCGTGGGTGTTATCATCCTCCCGCCCCGCGAAGGTGCGTCGGACGCGGACCTGCTGGGCGTGCTCCAGGTGGTTCAGGCGGCCGGAAACGGCCTGCGCACCGCCGGGAGGGAGGGAGGAGCGTTCCTCGTGAGCGCCTCCCGCCTGGACGGAGCCTTCGGTACCACGGGCGACGAGATCGCCGACCCGCTTTCCGGAGGCTTCGCAGGCCTCACGAAGTCGGCGGCTGGTGAGTGGCCGGAGGTGCGTTGCCGGGCGCTCGACCTTGCGCCGGAGCTGCAGGATGCAGACGCTGCGCGCGCCATTGTGGCGGAGCTGTTCCGCGCCGGTCCTGTGGAAGTGGGTCTGAGCGCCGGGGGCCGTAGCGTGCTCGAGCTGGTGGGCGGCGGAGAGCTCCCGTCCGCCAACGGCTCCTTGCCCCTCGGCGAAGGCGATGTCGTAGTGCTCAGCGGCGGGGCCCGAGGCGTGACCGCGGAGGTCGCCCTGGCGCTTGCGAAGGCGTGCCGGCCTACCCTCGTCCTACTCGGCCGCAGCCCGGAGCCGCAAGTCGAACCCGAGTGGCGGGCGGAGCTCAGAACCGAGGCTGAGATCAAGCAGGCCGTGCTCGCCCGCGGTGACGCGACGTCGCCCCGCGAGGCCGGTGAGATCTACAACCGCATCCGCGCGGAGCGGGAAATCCGCACCAACCTCGAGCGCATGAACGAGACGGGCGCGACGGTACGCTACATGCAGGTGGACGTGCGCGACGCGTCCGCCGTGCGCGACGCTCTCTCTTCGATTCGCGAGCAGTACGGCCCGATCCGTATCCTCGTGCACGGGGCGGGCGTGTTGGCCGACCAGCACATCCTCGACAAGACAGCCGAGAGTTTCAAGAAGGTCTATGAGCCGAAGGTGGCGGGCCTGCGCAACCTCCTCGAGGCAGTGGATCGCGACGCCTTGCGCGCTCTCGTCCTCTTCAGCTCGTCCACAGCGCGATACGGTCGCGTGGGTCAGGTGGACTACGCGATCGCCAACGAGGTGCTCAACAAGGTCGCTCAACAGGAGGCCCGGCGTCTTCCAGGTTGCAGGGTCCTGAGTCTCAACTGGGGCCCCTGGGAAGGCGGCATGGTGGACGAGTCCCTGAGGACGGTCTTCGCCAACGAAGGCGTACCCCTCATTCCGCTAGCCCAGGGGGCAGACCACGTGCTCCGCGAGCTGGCCACCGACCAGGCCGACGTCGAGCGTGTAGTCCTGGGACCCGCCCCCGACGCCGCAATCATGGAGTCCGCCGCGTCGTCTGCGCTGCCGCTGGTGGCTGAAGAGGTGATCGACGTAGCCAGCTGCTCGTTCCTGCGCTCCCACGTCCTGGATGGCAAGGCCGTCGTGCCCATGGCGATGCTGCCCGAATGGCTCGCCCACGGAGCGTTGCATGGTAACCCCGGCCTGAAGTTCCACGGCTGTGACAACCTCAGCCTGCTCAAGGGTCTGGTCCTGGACGCCGACGCCAGCCTGCGCCTGAAGATCCACGCAGGTGATGCACGGAAGGACGAAGAAGGCTACTACCGGGTCCCGGTGGAGCTGCGCGCCACGCAGGACGACGGCAGGGAGTTCCTGCACGCTCGGGCGGAGATCCTTTTGACTGAGAGCCTCCCCCAGGGCGAGGCCCGCTTGGACCCACCTCAGGGACCCGCATACGAGAAGACTGCGGCCGAGATCTACCGCGATCACCTCTTCCACGGCCCCGATCTCCAGGGAATCGAACGGGTGCACATCTGCTCCCCCGAGGGTGTGATCGCGGACGCATCGGCGGCCCCGCCGCCGAACCAGTGGATGGACCGTCCGTTCCGCCGGCGCTGGCTGACCGATCCGTTGGTGCTCGACGTGGGAATCCAGCTGCTCACGTTCTGGACGGGGATCCACGGCGCCGGTCCCTCGCTGCCGTGTGCGGCGGCCAGCTACCGCCAGTACCGCGCGTTCCCGAAGGACGGTGCCCAGGTGGTGGCTCGCATCACGAAGAGTGACGAGACCCGGGTATTCGCCGACCTGGAGTTCCTCGATGCCGACGGCCAACTGGTCGCGCGTTTCGAGGGCTGCGAGAACACCATCGACGAGGGGCTGACGAGCACGTTCCGCAGCAATAGACTACCCCTCGAGGTCAGCTCCTGA
- a CDS encoding PfaD family polyunsaturated fatty acid/polyketide biosynthesis protein — MSPVTRTSPQRTGGPSATTGPAQPAPAVLGAWSGHVADVLTGADALRETIADIRRPVYVLGRDAAAQTGVRRAVACRGETRFGTDVRLYEGDRAIVGHAAPLRLDNLGDPNFRTAHRLRLACVAGAMANGIGSVEVVEAMCHAGMLGVFGAAGLPLRTVEAAIDHLTSSLSGAAFGFNLIHSPNEPDVEHGVVDLYLRHGVRLVEASAYMRLTLPLIRYRVSGIYRDTDGRVVTPNRVIAKASRVEVATRFFSPPPESFLQELVASGDITETQARLAREIPVAQDLTAEADSGGHTDNRPALGLLPTMIALRDRIQREYGYPEPLRIGAAGGIATPHAAAAAFAMGAAYVLVGSVNQSCVEAGTSQAVREMLAASEQADIAMAPAADMFEMGVKVQVLKRGTMFAMRAGRLYELYRAYDSIDEIPADERRKLEQTVFRMTFDEVLEEVRTYFLERDPTQWERARVDPKHRMALAFRWYLGQSSIWANTGEPSRTLDYQIWCGPAMGAFNAWVQDSFLAEARNRSVVTVSLNLLYGAAVLGRIQTLRSQGVILSPEQQQVLPRTLSQLEMHLP; from the coding sequence ATGAGCCCAGTAACGCGAACATCTCCGCAGCGGACCGGCGGGCCCAGTGCCACGACCGGACCCGCCCAGCCGGCTCCTGCCGTGCTGGGCGCGTGGTCGGGGCACGTCGCCGACGTGCTCACGGGGGCAGACGCGCTGCGCGAGACCATCGCCGACATTCGCCGGCCGGTGTACGTGCTGGGCCGCGATGCCGCCGCCCAAACAGGAGTCCGACGAGCCGTGGCCTGCCGTGGGGAAACGCGCTTTGGGACCGACGTGCGGCTCTACGAGGGGGACCGCGCCATCGTCGGCCACGCCGCGCCTCTGCGCCTGGACAACCTCGGGGACCCCAACTTTCGCACAGCGCACCGGCTGAGGCTCGCATGTGTAGCCGGCGCCATGGCCAACGGCATCGGATCGGTGGAGGTCGTGGAAGCCATGTGCCACGCGGGCATGCTGGGCGTCTTCGGCGCCGCGGGTCTCCCGCTGAGGACCGTCGAAGCGGCCATAGACCACCTCACGTCGTCCCTCAGCGGAGCGGCCTTCGGCTTCAACCTCATCCACAGCCCCAACGAGCCCGACGTCGAGCACGGTGTGGTGGACCTCTACCTGCGCCACGGCGTGCGCCTCGTTGAGGCTTCGGCGTACATGCGCCTCACGCTTCCCCTCATTCGTTACCGAGTGAGCGGCATCTACCGGGACACGGACGGCAGGGTGGTGACGCCGAACCGGGTCATCGCCAAGGCGTCGCGCGTTGAGGTGGCGACCCGCTTTTTCTCGCCACCACCCGAGTCGTTCCTGCAGGAGCTCGTCGCCAGCGGCGACATCACGGAAACACAGGCGCGCCTCGCCAGGGAGATCCCCGTCGCCCAAGACCTCACGGCCGAGGCCGACAGTGGCGGGCATACCGACAACCGCCCCGCGCTGGGCCTGCTGCCGACGATGATCGCGCTCCGGGACCGCATTCAGCGTGAGTACGGGTACCCGGAGCCCCTGCGGATAGGAGCTGCCGGCGGCATCGCTACGCCGCACGCGGCGGCGGCGGCTTTCGCCATGGGCGCCGCGTACGTCCTCGTGGGCTCGGTGAACCAGTCCTGCGTAGAGGCAGGCACGTCGCAGGCGGTCCGAGAGATGCTGGCCGCCTCTGAGCAGGCGGACATCGCCATGGCGCCCGCGGCCGACATGTTCGAGATGGGCGTCAAGGTGCAGGTGCTCAAGCGGGGCACTATGTTCGCCATGCGGGCAGGTCGCCTGTACGAGCTCTACCGGGCCTACGACTCCATCGACGAAATTCCGGCGGACGAGCGCAGGAAGCTCGAGCAGACAGTGTTCAGGATGACCTTCGACGAGGTCCTCGAGGAGGTGCGCACCTACTTCCTCGAGCGCGACCCCACTCAATGGGAGCGAGCCCGGGTCGACCCCAAGCACCGCATGGCGCTGGCTTTCCGCTGGTACCTCGGCCAATCTTCTATCTGGGCGAACACCGGCGAGCCGTCGAGGACCCTCGATTACCAGATCTGGTGCGGCCCCGCCATGGGGGCTTTCAATGCCTGGGTTCAGGATAGCTTCCTGGCCGAGGCGCGGAACCGGAGCGTGGTCACCGTCAGCCTGAATCTCCTGTACGGCGCTGCCGTATTGGGTCGGATACAAACGTTGCGCAGCCAGGGCGTGATTCTGAGCCCCGAGCAACAGCAAGTGCTACCGCGCACCTTGTCACAGTTGGAGATGCACCTGCCATGA
- a CDS encoding PQQ-dependent dehydrogenase, methanol/ethanol family has product MRIVSLAFFAAALSACGAGDSSDARGSRPADVTTRQLEAAAGEPANWVTHGGDYAEDRFSTLERITPENVERLGLVWAYDMPLRGGVEATPLVVGGVMYTTGPWSMVFAFDARSGELLWSFDPQVPRLRGLQACCDVVNRGVALYEGHVFVGTLDGRLIALDAGRGTPVWEVVTVDQTKDYSITGAPRIVNGLVIIGNGGAEYGVRGYVTAYDAGTGEQAWRTFTVPGDPALGFESAAMERAAETWSGEWWSLGGGGTAWDGMAYDPALGLLYVGTGNGSPWNWRVRSPGGGDNLYLSSILALRASDGEIVWHYQTTPGDHWDFTATQPMILATLQIERQAREVLMQAPKNGFFYVLDRATGELISAETFVEVTWADGIDLETGRPRIRESALYGDAPAVVAPTAIGGHNWQPMAFNPGTGLVYVPITEMAARYSGNPEGGLYAGLWNTGADFRIASIPMGFLLAWDPVRQEEVWRVGHEHWWNGGVLTTASGLVFQGAGDGRFVAYRASTGEAVWDISTGLGIIAPPVTYELDGVQYVTVSAGWGGNSGRYFSPAGDAAQYEQIGRVMTFALDANAPMPTPQLRATEPYVAQLELSTDAASTERGESLFAVDCSCVPRSAGTTSYGGGLT; this is encoded by the coding sequence ATGCGCATCGTCTCCCTAGCCTTTTTTGCTGCCGCGCTGAGCGCGTGCGGTGCAGGCGACTCGTCGGATGCGCGTGGCTCGAGGCCCGCCGACGTTACCACCCGACAGCTCGAGGCGGCAGCCGGCGAGCCCGCGAACTGGGTTACCCACGGTGGCGACTACGCGGAGGACCGCTTCAGCACGCTCGAGCGGATCACCCCCGAGAATGTCGAACGGCTCGGCCTCGTGTGGGCCTACGATATGCCCCTGCGTGGGGGAGTGGAAGCCACGCCGCTCGTCGTCGGGGGCGTCATGTACACGACCGGGCCCTGGAGCATGGTCTTCGCCTTCGATGCACGCTCCGGCGAGCTCCTGTGGAGCTTCGATCCCCAGGTGCCCCGACTGCGCGGGCTTCAGGCCTGCTGTGACGTGGTGAACCGGGGCGTCGCGCTGTACGAAGGCCACGTGTTCGTCGGTACTCTGGACGGGCGGCTGATCGCGCTGGACGCGGGGCGTGGCACGCCGGTCTGGGAGGTGGTGACCGTAGACCAGACAAAGGATTACAGCATTACGGGCGCGCCGAGGATCGTGAACGGACTCGTGATCATCGGAAACGGCGGCGCTGAGTATGGCGTGCGCGGTTACGTGACCGCGTACGATGCCGGGACGGGTGAGCAAGCGTGGCGCACTTTCACGGTGCCGGGTGACCCCGCTCTGGGCTTCGAATCGGCCGCGATGGAGCGGGCGGCCGAGACGTGGTCGGGGGAGTGGTGGAGCTTGGGTGGTGGTGGCACGGCCTGGGACGGCATGGCGTATGACCCGGCTCTGGGTCTTCTCTACGTGGGGACAGGGAACGGCTCCCCCTGGAACTGGCGCGTGCGGAGCCCGGGTGGAGGCGACAACCTCTACCTCTCGTCGATCCTCGCCCTGCGCGCGAGCGACGGCGAGATCGTCTGGCACTATCAGACGACGCCGGGCGATCACTGGGACTTCACCGCCACGCAGCCGATGATCCTGGCCACTTTGCAGATCGAGCGTCAGGCGCGCGAAGTGCTCATGCAGGCGCCCAAGAACGGCTTCTTCTACGTGCTCGACAGAGCGACCGGGGAGCTGATTTCCGCGGAGACCTTCGTGGAGGTGACCTGGGCCGACGGCATCGATCTCGAGACCGGGCGACCACGGATCCGGGAGTCCGCTCTGTACGGAGACGCTCCCGCGGTAGTAGCTCCGACGGCGATCGGAGGGCACAACTGGCAGCCGATGGCGTTCAATCCCGGCACGGGTCTCGTATACGTCCCGATCACCGAGATGGCCGCGCGGTATTCGGGGAACCCCGAAGGCGGCCTCTACGCGGGCTTGTGGAATACCGGGGCAGATTTCAGAATCGCATCGATCCCCATGGGCTTTCTGCTCGCGTGGGATCCGGTCCGGCAGGAGGAGGTCTGGCGGGTAGGGCACGAGCACTGGTGGAACGGCGGCGTCTTGACCACTGCGAGCGGGCTCGTATTCCAGGGCGCTGGAGACGGCCGCTTCGTCGCGTACCGGGCCTCGACAGGAGAAGCGGTTTGGGACATATCGACCGGGCTCGGCATCATCGCTCCACCGGTCACCTACGAGTTGGACGGCGTCCAGTACGTCACCGTCTCAGCGGGCTGGGGCGGGAACAGTGGCCGATATTTCTCACCGGCGGGCGACGCGGCCCAGTACGAGCAGATCGGCCGCGTCATGACGTTCGCGCTCGACGCGAACGCACCGATGCCGACACCGCAGCTGAGGGCGACGGAGCCCTACGTCGCCCAGCTGGAGCTGTCCACGGACGCGGCTTCGACCGAGCGCGGCGAGTCCCTGTTCGCGGTCGACTGTTCATGCGTACCTCGTTCAGCAGGCACGACAAGCTACGGGGGGGGGTTGACTTGA
- the ispG gene encoding flavodoxin-dependent (E)-4-hydroxy-3-methylbut-2-enyl-diphosphate synthase has protein sequence MIAVTRRRTVPVDVGGVTIGGGAPVVVQSMTNTDTADVESTVDQVRLLADAGSQIVRVTVNNDQAAQAVPEIVSRLHDDGYETPIVGDFHYNGHLLLTKYPDTADALAKLRINPGNVGTKRRDENFTQIIEVAIEHDKPVRIGVNWGSLDQRLLTEFMDANALADVPKEAREVLLEAMVESALRSAALAEETGLGHDRIVISAKVSTVRDLIAVYRMLAARSDYPLHLGLTEAGLGTKGIVATTAGLAPILLDGIGDTIRVSLTPRPGGDRAEEVRVAQQVLQSLGIRHFEPQVTSCPGCGRTTSTFFQEMAEDITNYIREMMPEWRGEYPGVEEMDVAVMGCVVNGPGESKHANIGISLPGTSEDPKAPVYIDGEHSTTLKGDGLVDEFKEILLDYVKRRYARRASAGALGEE, from the coding sequence GTGATCGCCGTAACGCGCAGAAGAACTGTTCCCGTCGACGTCGGAGGCGTGACGATCGGCGGAGGCGCGCCGGTGGTCGTCCAGTCGATGACCAACACGGACACCGCCGACGTCGAGTCGACGGTCGATCAGGTTCGGCTGCTCGCGGACGCCGGAAGCCAGATCGTGCGGGTCACAGTCAACAATGACCAGGCGGCGCAGGCGGTGCCGGAGATCGTGAGCCGACTCCACGACGATGGCTACGAGACACCCATCGTGGGCGATTTCCACTACAACGGCCATCTCCTGCTCACGAAGTACCCGGACACTGCGGACGCGCTCGCGAAGCTACGGATCAATCCCGGAAACGTCGGGACCAAGCGCCGCGACGAGAATTTCACGCAGATCATCGAGGTCGCGATCGAGCACGACAAGCCCGTGCGCATCGGTGTGAACTGGGGATCGCTGGACCAACGCTTGCTCACCGAGTTCATGGACGCGAACGCGCTGGCGGACGTCCCCAAAGAAGCTCGGGAGGTGCTGCTCGAGGCGATGGTCGAGAGCGCGCTCCGCTCCGCGGCGTTGGCGGAAGAGACGGGGCTCGGCCACGATCGCATCGTGATCTCCGCGAAAGTCTCCACCGTTCGCGACCTCATCGCGGTGTACCGCATGCTCGCGGCCCGCAGTGACTATCCGCTGCACCTCGGCCTCACCGAGGCGGGCTTGGGCACCAAGGGAATCGTGGCTACAACCGCGGGGCTGGCTCCCATCCTGCTCGACGGGATCGGCGACACCATTCGCGTGTCACTGACGCCGAGGCCGGGTGGCGACCGGGCCGAAGAGGTGCGCGTAGCTCAACAGGTGCTCCAGTCTCTGGGCATTCGTCACTTCGAACCCCAGGTGACGTCCTGCCCCGGGTGCGGCCGCACCACCAGCACCTTTTTCCAGGAGATGGCGGAGGACATCACCAACTACATCAGGGAGATGATGCCTGAGTGGCGTGGCGAGTATCCGGGCGTCGAGGAAATGGACGTCGCGGTGATGGGCTGCGTGGTGAACGGACCCGGTGAGTCGAAGCACGCGAATATCGGGATCTCGTTGCCGGGCACCTCCGAGGATCCCAAAGCGCCCGTCTACATAGACGGCGAACACTCCACGACCCTCAAGGGCGACGGGCTCGTGGACGAGTTCAAGGAGATCCTTCTCGACTACGTGAAGAGAAGGTACGCGCGTCGCGCATCCGCGGGCGCGCTGGGCGAAGAGTAA